Proteins encoded together in one Pseudomonas sp. Seg1 window:
- a CDS encoding mechanosensitive ion channel family protein, protein MIKFRIAILLGALLFLGANELEAAALPGVPAAAEEPAKPEPIVQGGLLGAISSSIDDVQDKLDLNEHLVDAWRLRADRAADEVDKLVNQPSNRSGWSVAGDFLTLSGVWLGAFALLTVLGSLSAKRLRESRWFRTRQRSQDLLGYLLPYTVPALICLPLTLYVSHFLQASVGRALALCLAYATSSGIFSTSMLLCVVVMFNVGHKRPAAQIIRDYCPRPLFLIGFLAALSDALTSPQIARQLGGNITSSIAVFTGLIASIIFGLLVIRLRRPVAHLIRNRPLSQRLKQPSLQESLRIFSGLWYWPIVLMVLVSAVNLIGIGEDNQKALRCALFTTVLLIGTVFLSTILQHLFKSRKAEALQRSRAYKERFLSLLHALLRIVIAIAFIDILGRIWGVSLLDFAQSSTVGRAISNALSSIGLIFLVTWLLWVVLDTAIQEALKPPLSKRAARQPSTRVKTILPLLRNAIKIILVVICAITTMANLGINVAPLLAGAGVVGLAIGFGSQQLVQDVITGLFIIIEDTLSIGDWVVLDSGHAGTVEGLTIRTLRLRDGKGFVHSVPFGQIKAVTNQSRQFAYAFFSVQFTYDTDVDKAIELIRETGDSIREDPFLKYNLQGPLDVFGVDKMDLNGVVLTAQFRTVSGGQYAVSRAFNQRLKKLVDNNPTVHFAQTYPQQVLLPKRQAQEVIATELPQESRT, encoded by the coding sequence TTGATCAAGTTCAGGATCGCCATTCTGCTGGGAGCATTGTTGTTTCTAGGTGCCAACGAACTCGAAGCCGCCGCGCTGCCGGGCGTTCCGGCCGCTGCTGAAGAGCCGGCCAAACCCGAGCCCATCGTGCAGGGCGGCCTGCTCGGCGCCATCAGTTCGAGCATCGACGACGTCCAGGACAAACTCGATCTCAACGAGCATCTGGTCGACGCCTGGCGCCTGCGCGCCGATCGTGCGGCGGACGAAGTCGACAAACTGGTCAATCAACCCTCGAACCGCTCGGGCTGGAGCGTTGCCGGTGATTTCCTGACGTTGTCCGGCGTATGGCTGGGCGCTTTTGCATTGCTGACCGTGCTCGGCAGTCTTTCGGCCAAACGCCTGCGCGAGAGCCGCTGGTTTCGCACCCGTCAGCGCAGTCAGGATCTGCTCGGTTATTTGCTGCCGTACACCGTGCCGGCGCTGATTTGCTTGCCGCTGACCTTATACGTCAGCCATTTTCTGCAAGCTTCGGTGGGGCGTGCGCTGGCGCTATGCCTGGCCTACGCCACCAGCAGCGGCATCTTTTCCACCTCGATGTTGTTGTGCGTGGTGGTGATGTTCAACGTCGGCCACAAACGCCCGGCGGCGCAGATCATTCGTGACTACTGCCCGCGCCCATTGTTCCTGATCGGCTTCCTCGCCGCCCTCAGCGACGCACTGACCAGCCCGCAGATCGCCCGGCAACTGGGCGGCAATATCACCAGCAGCATCGCGGTGTTCACCGGGTTGATCGCTTCGATCATCTTCGGTTTGCTGGTGATTCGCCTGCGCCGTCCGGTGGCGCATCTGATCCGCAACCGGCCTTTGAGCCAGCGGCTGAAACAACCGTCATTGCAGGAGTCGCTGCGGATTTTTTCCGGGCTTTGGTACTGGCCGATTGTATTGATGGTGCTGGTCTCGGCGGTCAATCTGATCGGCATTGGCGAGGACAATCAAAAGGCCCTGCGCTGCGCGTTGTTCACCACGGTGCTGTTGATCGGCACGGTGTTTCTCAGCACCATCCTGCAGCACCTGTTCAAGTCGCGAAAAGCTGAGGCGTTACAACGCAGCAGGGCCTACAAGGAGCGCTTTCTCAGCCTGTTGCACGCGTTGCTGCGGATCGTTATCGCGATTGCCTTCATCGATATCCTCGGGCGGATCTGGGGCGTATCGCTGCTCGATTTCGCCCAGAGCAGCACGGTCGGGCGGGCAATCAGTAACGCCTTGAGCAGCATCGGCCTGATCTTTCTGGTGACGTGGTTGTTGTGGGTGGTGCTCGACACGGCGATTCAGGAAGCCCTGAAACCGCCACTCAGTAAACGCGCCGCGCGCCAGCCCAGCACTCGGGTGAAAACCATCCTGCCGCTGCTGCGCAATGCGATCAAAATCATTCTCGTGGTGATCTGCGCGATCACCACCATGGCCAATCTGGGGATCAACGTCGCGCCGCTGCTGGCCGGTGCCGGGGTGGTCGGTCTGGCCATCGGCTTCGGTTCGCAGCAACTGGTGCAGGACGTGATCACCGGGCTGTTCATCATCATTGAAGACACTCTGTCGATCGGCGACTGGGTGGTGCTCGATTCCGGACATGCCGGCACAGTGGAAGGGCTGACCATCCGCACCCTGCGCCTGCGTGACGGCAAGGGTTTTGTGCACTCGGTGCCGTTCGGCCAGATCAAGGCTGTCACCAACCAATCGCGGCAATTCGCCTATGCGTTTTTCTCGGTGCAGTTCACCTATGACACGGATGTCGACAAGGCTATCGAATTGATCCGCGAGACCGGTGATTCGATCCGCGAAGACCCGTTCCTCAAGTACAACCTGCAAGGGCCGCTGGATGTGTTTGGCGTGGACAAGATGGATTTGAACGGCGTGGTGCTGACGGCGCAGTTCCGTACGGTGTCGGGCGGGCAGTATGCGGTGAGTCGTGCGTTCAACCAGCGGTTGAAGAAGCTTGTGGATAACAACCCGACGGTGCACTTTGCGCAGACTTATCCACAGCAGGTTTTGTTGCCGAAGCGGCAGGCGCAGGAGGTAATCGCGACCGAGTTGCCGCAGGAGTCGCGGACTTGA
- a CDS encoding DUF72 domain-containing protein, whose protein sequence is MATIHIGISGWRYAPWRGDFYPKGLAQKRELQFASRAVNSIEINGSFYALQRPERYAQWYVETPDDFVFSVKAPRFITHIRRLREIEKPLANFFASGVLELKEKLGPILWQFPPNFKFDAERFEHFLALLPHDTQAAAALARQHDAHLHGHASLKAYGKKPLRHAVEIRNDSFIDPDFVRMLKRHNTALVIADTGGKWPYREDVTSDFVYLRLHGAEELYASGYTAPALKRWEERIDAWHHGQQPKDAHLIAPRVKPRARKSREVFCYFDNDIKVRAPYDARDLLHRFDLDGGLATTPGEPAGEGVLA, encoded by the coding sequence ATGGCAACGATTCACATCGGTATTTCCGGCTGGCGCTACGCTCCGTGGCGCGGGGATTTCTACCCGAAAGGACTGGCGCAAAAGCGCGAATTGCAGTTCGCCTCGCGGGCCGTCAACAGCATCGAAATCAATGGATCGTTCTACGCCCTGCAACGGCCCGAACGCTATGCGCAGTGGTACGTCGAAACGCCCGATGACTTCGTTTTCAGCGTCAAGGCGCCGCGTTTCATTACCCACATTCGCCGCTTGCGCGAGATCGAAAAACCGCTGGCGAATTTCTTCGCCTCCGGGGTGCTGGAGTTGAAGGAAAAGCTTGGCCCGATCCTTTGGCAATTCCCGCCCAACTTCAAATTCGACGCCGAACGCTTCGAGCATTTCCTCGCCCTGCTGCCCCACGACACTCAAGCGGCTGCCGCCCTCGCCCGCCAGCACGATGCCCACCTGCATGGCCACGCCAGCCTGAAGGCTTACGGCAAGAAACCGTTGCGCCACGCCGTGGAAATCCGTAACGACAGCTTCATCGACCCTGACTTCGTGCGCATGTTGAAACGCCACAACACCGCACTGGTGATCGCCGACACCGGCGGCAAGTGGCCGTACCGCGAGGACGTGACCAGCGATTTCGTCTACCTGCGCCTGCACGGTGCCGAAGAACTGTACGCCAGCGGCTACACCGCCCCCGCGCTCAAACGCTGGGAAGAGCGGATCGACGCCTGGCACCACGGCCAGCAACCGAAAGACGCGCACTTGATCGCACCACGGGTAAAACCCCGGGCGCGAAAATCCCGCGAAGTATTTTGCTATTTCGACAACGACATCAAAGTCCGCGCGCCGTACGACGCACGTGATCTGCTGCATCGTTTCGACCTCGATGGAGGCCTCGCCACCACCCCCGGCGAACCCGCCGGCGAAGGGGTGCTGGCATGA
- a CDS encoding endonuclease/exonuclease/phosphatase family protein — protein sequence MSIPEPVGFTDEGAEVASSVRCFTVLTVNTHKGFTALNRRFILPELREAVRSVAADVVFLQEVHGTHEHHPQRYDNWPKMPQYEFLADSLWPQFAYGRNAVYPEGDHGNALLSKFQIIRHDNLDVSISGHENRGLLHCVLRLPGDGVEVHAICVHLGLRESHRNAQLGLLMQRLAELPDDAPVIVAGDFNDWRQRASELLKPCGLREVFAEHHGKPARSFPARLPALRLDRIYVRNLKARQPKVLANRPWSHLSDHVPLSVEIEL from the coding sequence ATGAGTATTCCAGAGCCGGTCGGTTTCACTGACGAAGGCGCCGAGGTCGCGTCATCCGTGCGCTGTTTCACCGTGCTGACGGTCAACACCCACAAGGGTTTCACCGCACTGAACCGGCGTTTCATCCTGCCGGAGTTGCGCGAAGCAGTGCGCAGCGTAGCCGCCGACGTGGTGTTTCTGCAGGAAGTCCATGGCACCCACGAGCACCATCCCCAGCGTTACGACAACTGGCCAAAGATGCCGCAATACGAATTCCTCGCCGACAGCCTCTGGCCGCAGTTCGCCTACGGGCGCAACGCGGTGTACCCGGAGGGTGATCACGGCAATGCGCTGCTGTCGAAATTCCAGATCATCCGTCACGACAACCTCGATGTGTCGATCAGCGGCCACGAGAATCGCGGCTTGCTGCATTGCGTGCTGCGCCTGCCCGGTGACGGCGTCGAGGTCCATGCGATCTGCGTGCATCTGGGCCTGCGTGAAAGCCACCGCAACGCGCAACTCGGCTTGCTCATGCAACGCCTCGCCGAACTGCCGGACGACGCGCCGGTGATTGTCGCCGGCGATTTCAATGATTGGCGCCAGCGGGCCAGCGAATTGCTCAAACCTTGTGGTCTGCGCGAAGTATTCGCCGAGCATCACGGCAAACCGGCGCGCAGTTTTCCGGCGCGGCTGCCCGCGCTGCGGCTGGACCGCATCTACGTGCGCAACCTCAAGGCCCGCCAGCCGAAAGTCCTGGCGAACCGGCCCTGGTCACACCTTTCCGACCACGTACCGCTATCGGTGGAGATCGAACTATGA